The region CCATGCACGATGACGATGGCGCCTTCCAGCGCGAATTTACTGGCAATGCCGGCGCCGATCCCCTTGCTGCTACCGGTGACCAGTACCTTTTTTCCGTCCAGTTGCAAGTCCATGCTGCTGCCTTCCTTTCAGTGTGAGGAAGGTGGATGCTAGAGTGGGGCGATGAACATGACAAGTACGCACCTTTTTGTACCCATCGAGGTATCTTCCGCGCAGTATCGTGCAAATTGCCTCGGTCCGGACGGCGCCGTTGCCCACGTCAGCCGGGTGATCCGCATGATCCAGGGCCGCTGGAAGCTGCCGATCCTGTTCCGTTTGTATGCGGACGAGGCGATGCGCACGCTGCAAATGAAGCGAGACCTGCCCGGCATTTCGCAAAAGGTGCTGACCCAGCAATTGCGCGAACTGGTGTCCGATCTCCTTATCGAACGCATCGACTTCCATGAAAAACCGCTGCGCGTCGAATACCGCCTGTCTCCGCTTGGCCGTGAACTGATGCCGGTGCTGATAGCCGCGCGCGCGTTTTCGGTCCGGCACGCAGCCGAAAGCGGCGCCCAGGCTTGAAGGCACGGGCAAGAGGTTTTATCCGGTTTTTCGATCCACTTCGCCCAGCCATTGCGCCACCGTCTGCGCCACCCAGTCCGGCTGGTCGAGCGGCAAGTCGTGGCCCGCATCGGGATGGTTTTCAAACGCCGTTTGCCACGCTCGCGCCAGCCGGCGTGAACAGCCGGGATCGACCAGCCGGTCGCGGCTGCCCGCCAGTACCAGCAGCGGCATCGGAGGACGGCTGGCCGGGGCCCGAAAGCGTGCCGCCGACAGCAACTGGCGCAGCGCATTGCGCCAGCTGACGGGATATTGCCGCTGGTACGCCAGCCATTGCTCGACCAGCGCCGCATTGCCCGCGCCATGTTTGACACTGGTCAGCCTTAAAATCAGCGCCTCCTGGCTGGCCTGGCTCCCGAATAGCAACTGCCGCAGCAGGGCCGGATAATTCTGCCAGCGCAGCCGGCGGTAGAATGGGCTATAGGGCCGCATGCTGGTATTGATCAGTACGCACGAGGCGATTTCCTGCGGATACCTGCCGGCCCATTCGACGGCCACCATGCCGCCCAGCGACAGCGCCAGCAATCGATAAGGTGGTTTCAAGCCGCGCGCCAATAAATCCTGGCGGCAGAATTCCACCATCTCGGTCACGCGCGTGGCGCTGTCCAGCAGATGACGTTCGCCATTGCCGGGCAGGTCGGGGGTAATCATCCGCGCATCGGGCAGGGCGGAAGCCAGCGTGGCGGGAAACTCGCCCCAGTGGCGCTGCTCGCGCATCAGCCCGCGCAGCAAGACCCAGGTGTTGCCGTTCATGATTCGTACCACTGCGCCAGCGCGCGCCGGCGATGGGCCTTGCGCGCCAGTCCTTCCGGCATCCAGCGGCCGTGGCTGTTGGTGGCGCGCATCAGGAAGTCGAACCAGACCAGGTGGCCGCGCAGCACGCGCTGCAGGCGGTGGGCGGCCGTGGGGTTGAAGATGCCGGCGCGGTTGAACAGCTGGCGCGGGTTTTTCTTGACCCATAGCCAGGAACCCATTTCCAGGGTCAGCGGCAGGAACACGCGCGCGCTGTCGCAGGTCGCCCGCAGGTACAGATAATCCCACAGGTCGCCATGGGTGCGGTATTGCCGGCTTTGCGGCTCGAACACATAGTTGTGATTGGGATAGGTGCGGCTGTACAGCTCTTCCAGCGCGCCGATATCGGCCAGGTGGGCGATCGGCGTGGCCGTGTGCGCATGCGGAAACCAGATGCGGTCACGCAGGCCGAAACCGGAATGGCAATCGAGGGCGATGCTGAACTGGCGCGACAGCAATTCGCGTTCGACCAGGTCGCACACGGCCTGGCTTTCCACCTGCATCGGCGCGCCTTGCCGGCCCCGGTACCAGGGCAGCTTGTTGCTGTAGCGCTGGCCGCCCAGCAGGAAGGGCACCGGTTCGCTGGCCGACAGCGGCGCATTGCGCATCAGGTCCACGCCCTGCGGATTGCAGCGCGTGCCTTGCCACATGCCGCCCGGATTGACCAGCGGCATGAACACCAGGCGCATCGATTCGAGCTGCTGGTGCAGGGTGCTGTCCCATTGCAGGCGGGCCAGGATGCTTTGCAAAAAGGCGAGGATGACTTGCGTGCCGATGCGTTCCAGCCCATGGATGCCGCCAAAGAAGCCCAGCACGGGCACGTCGGGGCTGGGGTTGCCCAGCGCAATCGTATACACGGGAAAGTCGCGACCATCGATGGGGATGCTGCATGGTGCGGCCACTTCCAGGTGGCGGCCGCCTTCATCGATCAGGCGCTTGAGCATGACCAGTTCGGGGAGATTCTTTTCGATCATGGGCGACGCTGAAAAAGAAGGTGCACCAGTGTAGCCGATATGGCCGGGTTTCAGCCCGTCTGCGTTCAATAATGTACGTTCGCGTACAGACCTTTTTTCCTGCGGTCCTTACACTGATTCCTGGGCAGGCATGCGCCCACCCAGCCACTAGCAAGGCGCTACACAATCAGCCAGGAGGACGCAAGGATGGACAAGGTCAACAACAAGATGAGCGATATTAATACGGGCCGGCGCGATGTCCTGATTGCGGGGGCCTTGTCGGCCACTGCGGCGGCCATGCCCGGCATGGCGGCGGCGCAGGCGGCCAACACGGCGGCTGGCGGCACCGGCGCACCATCGGCGCCACCGGTAATGGCCGGCGTGCAGTTCGAAATCAACGGCAAGGCACATGCGCTGGAGCTCGACACGCGCACCACCTTGCTGGACGCCTTGCGCGAACACCTGCACCTGACGGGCACCAAGAAGGGCTGCGACCATGGCCAGTGCGGCGCCTGCACCGTGATCGTCGACGGCCAGCGCATCAACTCCTGCCTGAGCCTGGCGGTAATGCACCAGGGATCGAGCATCACCACCATCGAAGGACTGGGCACGCCGGGCAAGCTGCACCCGATGCAGGCCGCCTTCATCACCCACGATGGCTATCAGTGCGGCTACTGTACCCCCGGCCAGATCTGTTCGGCGGTGGCGGCGCTCGGCGAAATCCGGCGCGGCATCCCCAGCCATGTCAGTACGGACCTGAACGCGAAACCGGAAGTCACGCCCGAGGAATTGCGTGAACGCATGAGCGGCAATATCTGCCGCTGCGGCGCGTATTCGAATATTGTCGACGCGATTACCGACGTCGCAGGGAGGCCGGCATGAAGGTCTTCAGCTACCAGCGCGCCACCACGCCGGCCGAAGCGGCTGCCGCTTCGCTGCGCACCCCGGGCGCCAAATTCATTGCCGGCGGCACCAATCTGCTCGATCTGATGAAACTCGAGATCGAAGCGCCACCGCACCTGATCGACGTCAACGGCCTGGGCCTGGACCAGATCAGCGCCACGCAAGACGGCGGCCTGCGCATCGGCGCCCTGGTGCGCAACACGGCGCTGGCCGCCGACGACAAAGTGCGGCGCCACTACGGCGTGCTGTCGCGCGCCTTGCTGGCCGGTGCTTCGGCCCAGCTGCGCAACAAGGCCACCACGGCCGGCAACCTGCTGCAGCGCACGCGCTGCCCGTATTTCTATGACACCAACCAGGCCTGCAACAAGCGCAACCCCGGCAGCGGCTGCCCGGCGATCGCCGGCTTCAGCCGCCAGCTGGCCATCGTTGGCGGCAGCGACGCCTGCATCGCCACCCATCCTTCCGACATGGCGGTGGCGATGCGCTTGCTGGACGCCGGCATCGAAACCGTGCGCCCCGACGGCGCCACGCGCACCATCCCGATCGCCGACTTCTACCGCTTGCCGGGCAATACGCCGCAGATCGAAACGGCCTTGCAGCCGGGCGAGCTGATCACCGCCGTCACCCTGCCGAAACCGCTCGGTGGCACGCATGTCTACACCAAGGTGCGCGACCGCGCCTCGTATGCGTTTGCGCTGGTGTCGGTGGCCGCCGTCATCATGCCGGACGGCGCGGGCCGCGTGGCGCTGGGCGGTGTTGCGCCGCAGCCTTGGCGCTTGCCGCAGGCGGACCAGGCGATGGGGCAGGGCGCGGCCGCCGTCAGCAAGCTGTTGCTGGCGAACGCGAAACCGACCGAAGAAAACGCCTTCAAGGCCACCCTGGTGCAGCGCACCCTGGCTGGCGTGCTCAATGGAGTGCTCAATGGAGTACCCACGCAAGCGCGCGATACTGCGCAGAAAGTGACATCATGAAATTCACCACGCCCGCCACCACCAATCCCATCGACAAGCTGCGCTATATCGGCCGCGCCACCGACCGCATCGATGGCCCCCTGAAAACCACCGGCACGGCGCCGTATGCCTATGAACAGCACGAAGCGGCGCCGAACGCCGCCTACGGCGTGGTGCTCGGCGCGGCGATCGCCAAGGGACGTATCGCCTCGATGGATACCAGCGCCGCGCTGCGCGCGCCGGGCGTGCTGGCCGTCGTCACGGCCGACAACGCCGGCAAGCTGGGCAAGGGAAAAATGAATACCGCCAAACTGCTGGGCGGCCCCGAGATCCAGCATTACCACCAGGCGATTGCGCTGGTGGTGGCGGAAACCTTCGAACTGGCCCGTGCCGCGGCGCAGCTGATCGCCGTGAAATATACCGGGAGCAAGGGCAAGTACGACCTGGCGGCGGCGAAAAGTTCGGCCACCAAGCCCAAGGAAGACAAGCCCGACAGCAAGGTGGGCGACTTTGCCGGCGCCTTTGCGGCCGCACCCGTGCGTGTCGATGCGGTCTATACGACGCCGGACCAGTCGCACGCCATGATGGAACCGCATGCCTCCATCGCTTCGTGGAAGGGAGACCAGCTGACCATCTGGACCTCGAACCAGATGATAGACTGGGGCAAGGGCGACGTGGCCTTGAACTTGGGCATTGCCAAAGACAAGGTGCGCATCGTGTCGCCGTATATCGGCGGCGGTTTCGGCGGCAAGCTGTTCGTGCGGTCCGAAGCCGTGCTGGCCGCGCTCGGCGCGCGCGCCGCGCAGCGCCCGGTCAAGGTGGCGCTGGCGCGCCCGCAGATGATGAACAACACCACCCACCGTCCCGCCACCATCCAGCGCCTGCGCATCGGCGCCACGCGCGCCGGCAAGATCACCGCCATCGGCCATGAATCGTGGTCGGGTGACCTGGAAGGCGGCAAGCCGGAAACCGCCGTGATGCAGACCAGGCTGCTGTATGCGGGCGCCAACCGCATGACGGCCATGCGCCTGGCCGTGCTGGACCTGCCCGAAGGCAACGCCATGCGCGCACCCGGTGAAGCGCCGGGCCTGATGGCGCTGGAAATCGCCATGGACGAACTGGCCGAAAAACTCAAGATGGACCCGATCGCCTTCCGTATTTTGAACGACACCAAGGTCGACCCGGAAAAACCGAGCCGGCCATTCTCGCAGCGCCGTTTGATCGATTGCATGCGCACCGGTGCGGTGGAATTCGGCTGGAAGGACCGCAGCGCCACGCCGGGCAGCAAACGCGACGGCCGCTGGCTGGTCGGCATGGGCGTGGCGGCCGCTTTCCGCAACAATATGGTGATGAAGTCCGCCGCCCGCGTGCGCCTGAACGCCCAGGGCGTGGTGACGGTGGAAACCGACATGACCGATATCGGTACCGGCAGCTACACCATCATCGCGCAGACGGCCGCCGAAATGCTCGGCGTCGAGCTCGACAAGATCGTGGTGAAACTGGGCGACTCGGACTTTCCCGTCTCGGCCGGTTCCGGCGGCCAGTGGGGCGGTAACAGTTCCACCGCCGGCGTGTACGCCGCCTGCGTGAAATTGCGCCAGGCCATTGCCGGCAAGCTGCAGATGGATGCCGGCGAGGCGCGTTTTTCAGACGGCCAGGTCAGCGCGGGCGACCGCAATGTGCCGATCGCGCAGGCGGCCAAGGATGGCGAGATCGTGGCCGAAGACCATATGGAATACGGCGACCTGGACAAGAAATTCCAGCAATCGACCTTCGGTGCGCATTTTGTCGAAGTGGGGGTGGACAGCTACACGGGTGAAGTGCGCGTGCGCCGCATGCTGGCCGTGTGCGCGGCTGGCCGCATCCTGAATCCGAAATCGGCGCGCAGCCAGGTGATCGGCGCCATGACCATGGGCGCCGGTGCGGCCCTGATGGAAGAGCTGGTGGTCGACCAGCGCGGCGGCTTCTTCGT is a window of Janthinobacterium sp. J1-1 DNA encoding:
- a CDS encoding alpha/beta hydrolase codes for the protein MNGNTWVLLRGLMREQRHWGEFPATLASALPDARMITPDLPGNGERHLLDSATRVTEMVEFCRQDLLARGLKPPYRLLALSLGGMVAVEWAGRYPQEIASCVLINTSMRPYSPFYRRLRWQNYPALLRQLLFGSQASQEALILRLTSVKHGAGNAALVEQWLAYQRQYPVSWRNALRQLLSAARFRAPASRPPMPLLVLAGSRDRLVDPGCSRRLARAWQTAFENHPDAGHDLPLDQPDWVAQTVAQWLGEVDRKTG
- a CDS encoding xanthine dehydrogenase family protein subunit M, with protein sequence MKVFSYQRATTPAEAAAASLRTPGAKFIAGGTNLLDLMKLEIEAPPHLIDVNGLGLDQISATQDGGLRIGALVRNTALAADDKVRRHYGVLSRALLAGASAQLRNKATTAGNLLQRTRCPYFYDTNQACNKRNPGSGCPAIAGFSRQLAIVGGSDACIATHPSDMAVAMRLLDAGIETVRPDGATRTIPIADFYRLPGNTPQIETALQPGELITAVTLPKPLGGTHVYTKVRDRASYAFALVSVAAVIMPDGAGRVALGGVAPQPWRLPQADQAMGQGAAAVSKLLLANAKPTEENAFKATLVQRTLAGVLNGVLNGVPTQARDTAQKVTS
- a CDS encoding M14 family zinc carboxypeptidase, yielding MIEKNLPELVMLKRLIDEGGRHLEVAAPCSIPIDGRDFPVYTIALGNPSPDVPVLGFFGGIHGLERIGTQVILAFLQSILARLQWDSTLHQQLESMRLVFMPLVNPGGMWQGTRCNPQGVDLMRNAPLSASEPVPFLLGGQRYSNKLPWYRGRQGAPMQVESQAVCDLVERELLSRQFSIALDCHSGFGLRDRIWFPHAHTATPIAHLADIGALEELYSRTYPNHNYVFEPQSRQYRTHGDLWDYLYLRATCDSARVFLPLTLEMGSWLWVKKNPRQLFNRAGIFNPTAAHRLQRVLRGHLVWFDFLMRATNSHGRWMPEGLARKAHRRRALAQWYES
- the paoC gene encoding aldehyde oxidoreductase molybdenum-binding subunit PaoC; the encoded protein is MKFTTPATTNPIDKLRYIGRATDRIDGPLKTTGTAPYAYEQHEAAPNAAYGVVLGAAIAKGRIASMDTSAALRAPGVLAVVTADNAGKLGKGKMNTAKLLGGPEIQHYHQAIALVVAETFELARAAAQLIAVKYTGSKGKYDLAAAKSSATKPKEDKPDSKVGDFAGAFAAAPVRVDAVYTTPDQSHAMMEPHASIASWKGDQLTIWTSNQMIDWGKGDVALNLGIAKDKVRIVSPYIGGGFGGKLFVRSEAVLAALGARAAQRPVKVALARPQMMNNTTHRPATIQRLRIGATRAGKITAIGHESWSGDLEGGKPETAVMQTRLLYAGANRMTAMRLAVLDLPEGNAMRAPGEAPGLMALEIAMDELAEKLKMDPIAFRILNDTKVDPEKPSRPFSQRRLIDCMRTGAVEFGWKDRSATPGSKRDGRWLVGMGVAAAFRNNMVMKSAARVRLNAQGVVTVETDMTDIGTGSYTIIAQTAAEMLGVELDKIVVKLGDSDFPVSAGSGGQWGGNSSTAGVYAACVKLRQAIAGKLQMDAGEARFSDGQVSAGDRNVPIAQAAKDGEIVAEDHMEYGDLDKKFQQSTFGAHFVEVGVDSYTGEVRVRRMLAVCAAGRILNPKSARSQVIGAMTMGAGAALMEELVVDQRGGFFVNHDLAGYEVPVHADIPHQEVIFLEETDPMSSPMKAKGVGELGICGVAAAIANAIYNATGARVREYPITLDKLLDKLPAVA
- the paoA gene encoding aldehyde dehydrogenase iron-sulfur subunit PaoA; amino-acid sequence: MDKVNNKMSDINTGRRDVLIAGALSATAAAMPGMAAAQAANTAAGGTGAPSAPPVMAGVQFEINGKAHALELDTRTTLLDALREHLHLTGTKKGCDHGQCGACTVIVDGQRINSCLSLAVMHQGSSITTIEGLGTPGKLHPMQAAFITHDGYQCGYCTPGQICSAVAALGEIRRGIPSHVSTDLNAKPEVTPEELRERMSGNICRCGAYSNIVDAITDVAGRPA
- a CDS encoding helix-turn-helix domain-containing protein; the protein is MTSTHLFVPIEVSSAQYRANCLGPDGAVAHVSRVIRMIQGRWKLPILFRLYADEAMRTLQMKRDLPGISQKVLTQQLRELVSDLLIERIDFHEKPLRVEYRLSPLGRELMPVLIAARAFSVRHAAESGAQA